In the genome of Desulfuromonas sp. DDH964, one region contains:
- the cobS gene encoding adenosylcobinamide-GDP ribazoletransferase, translating to MKEQWDDFRAAIAFLTVFPVARNLALEPPRLARSMAFFPAVGLTLGLLLVVADWFLGLLLPRAVLDALLLLLLIGATGALHLDGIADLIDGLAGGRDREGILRIMKDSRVGAIGAVGLVMTLLLKYLSLTNIPLPAKAAALVLMPAAGRWIQVVLAVNCRYLRAEGGTGRIFVEQVGEREMLIATATLLAAVLVLFHLQGILLFFLLAVVAALLIRYFNRRLGGVTGDVLGGATEVVEIVVLLLVLAVSH from the coding sequence ATGAAAGAGCAGTGGGACGATTTCCGGGCCGCCATCGCCTTCCTGACGGTCTTCCCGGTGGCTCGCAACCTGGCGCTGGAGCCGCCGCGGCTCGCCCGCAGCATGGCCTTCTTCCCGGCGGTCGGCCTCACCCTCGGCCTGCTGCTGGTGGTGGCCGACTGGTTCCTCGGGCTGCTGCTGCCGCGGGCGGTGCTCGACGCGCTCCTGCTGCTGCTGCTGATCGGCGCCACCGGCGCCCTGCACCTCGACGGCATCGCCGACCTGATTGACGGTCTCGCCGGCGGGCGCGACCGGGAGGGAATCCTCCGTATCATGAAGGACAGCCGGGTTGGCGCCATCGGCGCCGTCGGCCTGGTCATGACCCTGCTCCTCAAGTACCTGAGCCTGACCAACATTCCGCTCCCCGCCAAGGCGGCGGCGCTGGTGCTGATGCCGGCGGCCGGGCGCTGGATCCAGGTGGTGCTGGCGGTCAACTGCCGCTACCTGCGGGCCGAGGGCGGCACCGGCAGGATCTTTGTCGAGCAGGTCGGCGAGCGGGAAATGCTGATCGCCACGGCGACGCTGCTGGCCGCCGTCCTTGTCCTGTTCCATCTCCAGGGGATCCTCCTCTTCTTCCTGCTGGCGGTGGTGGCAGCCCTGCTGATCCGCTACTTCAACCGCCGTCTCGGTGGTGTGACCGGCGATGTCCTCGGCGGCGCCACCGAGGTCGTTGAGATCGTGGTCCTGCTGCTGGTGCTGGCAGTGAGCCACTGA
- the yihA gene encoding ribosome biogenesis GTP-binding protein YihA/YsxC — translation MQIKSTEFLKSCTAPGHYPEALWPEIAFAGRSNVGKSSLINTLLNRRALVRTSSTPGRTQLLNFFLVNGELGLVDLPGYGFAKVPMAVRKDWGPMVRTYLETRSCLRAVVLLFDVRRVPYGEDLQLLDWLEEFGVPTIPVITKVDKISRGQRARQLAPIFAATGLPADAFTLFSAKTREGRDEIWQRLGVALEEAGKE, via the coding sequence GTGCAGATTAAATCGACCGAATTCTTGAAAAGCTGTACCGCTCCCGGCCATTATCCCGAGGCGCTCTGGCCGGAGATCGCTTTCGCCGGGCGCAGCAATGTCGGCAAGAGCAGCCTGATCAACACCCTCCTCAACCGGCGCGCGCTGGTCCGTACCTCCTCCACGCCGGGGCGCACCCAGTTGCTCAACTTCTTTCTCGTCAACGGCGAGCTCGGCCTGGTCGACCTCCCCGGCTACGGCTTTGCCAAGGTGCCGATGGCGGTGCGCAAGGATTGGGGGCCGATGGTGCGGACCTACCTTGAGACCCGTTCCTGCCTGCGGGCGGTCGTTCTGCTCTTCGATGTGCGCCGGGTCCCCTATGGGGAAGACCTGCAGCTTCTCGACTGGCTCGAGGAGTTCGGCGTGCCGACTATCCCGGTGATCACCAAGGTGGACAAGATCAGCCGCGGCCAGCGCGCCCGCCAGCTCGCGCCGATCTTCGCGGCGACCGGTCTGCCGGCCGACGCCTTCACCCTCTTCTCAGCCAAGACCCGCGAAGGTCGGGATGAGATCTGGCAACGCCTCGGCGTCGCCCTGGAAGAGGCCGGCAAGGAGTAG
- the cbiQ gene encoding cobalt ECF transporter T component CbiQ — MGGHHHFIDAQGEDRRLLVALDGRVKLILLVAALGVNLTAGGLRTPAALAITAFLLVLLAGVRPALFLRRMMVPATLALVAMITQFFWVESGEILVRLPFFAWSLTITSGALLRGLELAARILGGMGVLLFFSLTTPLPELMRAARFFRCPPVLVELALIMYRYIFLLLEEGERIRGAQRARLGFVDFRTGLRSSGTLGGMLVLRTYDRAERSFAAMRCRGYSGALTGYPPGPLQSRDWLLLTAGLVLLAGLYAVR, encoded by the coding sequence ATGGGCGGCCATCATCACTTCATCGATGCCCAGGGGGAGGACCGGCGTTTATTGGTCGCCCTCGACGGCCGCGTCAAGCTGATCCTGCTGGTGGCGGCCCTCGGCGTCAACCTGACCGCCGGCGGCCTGCGCACCCCGGCCGCCCTGGCCATCACGGCTTTTCTGCTGGTCCTCCTTGCCGGGGTGCGTCCGGCGCTCTTTTTGCGGCGCATGATGGTGCCGGCGACCCTCGCCCTGGTGGCGATGATCACCCAGTTTTTCTGGGTCGAGAGCGGCGAGATATTGGTGCGACTCCCCTTCTTCGCCTGGTCGCTGACGATCACCAGCGGCGCCCTGCTGCGCGGGCTGGAACTGGCGGCGCGGATTCTCGGCGGCATGGGGGTGCTCCTCTTCTTCTCCCTGACCACGCCGCTGCCGGAGCTGATGCGGGCCGCCCGCTTCTTCCGCTGTCCGCCGGTGCTGGTCGAGCTGGCGTTGATCATGTATCGTTACATCTTCCTCCTTCTCGAAGAGGGGGAGCGGATTCGCGGCGCCCAGCGGGCCCGCCTCGGTTTCGTCGATTTCCGCACCGGGTTGCGCTCCTCGGGTACCCTTGGCGGCATGCTGGTGCTGCGTACCTATGACCGCGCCGAGCGCTCCTTTGCCGCCATGCGCTGCCGCGGCTACAGCGGCGCGCTGACCGGCTATCCCCCCGGGCCGCTGCAATCCCGTGACTGGCTGTTATTGACGGCCGGCCTGGTGCTGTTGGCGGGGCTCTACGCGGTGCGGTGA
- a CDS encoding cobyrinate a,c-diamide synthase, with translation MRPLLIAAPASGCGKTTVTLGLLAAMRRRGLVVAPFKVGPDFIDPGHHAAACGGSSRNLDGWMCGEAWVRESFARSSAGADLAVIEGVMGLFDGAAGGSDTGSSAEIARWLGARVLLVIDARAQARSAAALVQGFVNFEPRLEFAGVLCNRVGSDNHRALLTEALAAVPGLPPLLGCLPRAAELALPERHLGLVTAGDCGRDEEFFARLADAIERHVDLDRLLGGRGRLDGRGQVLTWDTRVPCQDLTPRIRPPKVRIGVARDAAFCFYYPENLELLAAAGAELVEFSPLSDGRLPEGLDGLYLGGGYPELHADQLAGNRSLLDGLKQAAAAGLPIYAECGGLMLLAESIDGRAMTGIFPGAARLLPRRKALGYRAVTLRKDTLLGPAGTVVRGHEFHYSEFEPGAVVDRVYRVSRRDGAALADEGFRRGNLLASYIHLHFGSNPQVAEHFVTCCRNHRP, from the coding sequence ATGCGTCCGCTGCTGATCGCCGCCCCGGCCAGCGGTTGCGGCAAGACCACCGTCACCCTCGGCCTGCTCGCCGCAATGCGCCGGCGCGGCCTGGTGGTGGCGCCATTCAAGGTCGGCCCCGACTTTATCGACCCCGGCCACCACGCCGCCGCCTGCGGGGGCAGCAGTCGCAATCTCGACGGCTGGATGTGCGGCGAGGCCTGGGTCCGGGAAAGCTTTGCGCGGAGCAGCGCCGGTGCCGATCTGGCGGTCATCGAGGGGGTCATGGGCCTCTTCGACGGCGCGGCGGGTGGCAGTGACACCGGGTCCAGCGCCGAGATCGCCCGCTGGCTCGGCGCCCGGGTGCTGCTGGTGATCGATGCCCGCGCCCAGGCGCGCAGCGCTGCGGCGCTGGTGCAGGGCTTCGTCAACTTCGAGCCACGGCTCGAGTTTGCCGGCGTCCTCTGCAACCGGGTCGGCAGTGACAACCACCGCGCCCTGCTCACCGAAGCCCTCGCCGCGGTCCCCGGCCTCCCCCCCCTTCTGGGTTGCCTGCCGCGGGCGGCGGAGCTGGCCCTGCCGGAGCGCCACCTCGGGCTCGTCACCGCTGGCGATTGCGGCCGCGACGAAGAGTTTTTCGCCCGTCTGGCCGACGCGATCGAGCGTCATGTCGATCTCGACCGGCTGCTGGGCGGAAGGGGTCGGCTGGACGGAAGGGGTCAGGTCTTGACATGGGACACTCGTGTCCCATGTCAAGACCTGACCCCAAGGATTCGGCCCCCAAAGGTTCGCATCGGCGTCGCCCGCGACGCGGCTTTCTGTTTCTACTACCCGGAAAACCTCGAACTGCTGGCGGCGGCGGGGGCGGAACTGGTCGAATTCTCGCCGCTCTCCGACGGGCGGTTGCCCGAGGGCCTCGACGGTCTCTACCTCGGCGGCGGCTATCCCGAGCTGCATGCCGACCAGCTGGCGGGCAATCGCTCTCTGCTCGATGGGTTAAAGCAGGCGGCCGCCGCCGGCCTGCCGATCTACGCCGAATGCGGCGGGCTGATGCTCCTTGCCGAATCGATCGACGGGCGAGCGATGACCGGCATTTTCCCCGGCGCGGCGCGCCTCCTGCCGCGCCGCAAGGCCCTTGGCTATCGCGCGGTCACCCTGCGCAAAGATACGCTGCTTGGCCCGGCCGGCACCGTGGTGCGCGGGCACGAGTTCCACTACTCGGAGTTCGAGCCCGGCGCCGTTGTCGATCGCGTCTACCGGGTCAGCCGTCGCGACGGGGCCGCCCTGGCCGACGAAGGTTTTCGCCGCGGCAATCTGCTCGCATCCTATATTCACCTGCATTTCGGCAGCAACCCGCAGGTGGCGGAGCACTTCGTCACTTGTTGCCGCAATCACCGTCCCTGA
- the cobU gene encoding bifunctional adenosylcobinamide kinase/adenosylcobinamide-phosphate guanylyltransferase has product MAELIFITGGTRSGKSAYAQRRAEGHPGSLLFVATGRGGDDEMRERIARHQAARGPRWDTLEEPLELTLRLPAAAVGRGAVLIDCLTLWLSNAFFHHGEAAGPVLAAVEQLVAQLRQLAAPVYLVNNELGAGIVPDNPMARQFRDLAGEAGQLLAAAASEAWLVVAGLPLRLK; this is encoded by the coding sequence ATGGCCGAGTTGATCTTCATTACCGGGGGGACCCGTTCCGGCAAGAGCGCTTACGCCCAGCGCCGCGCCGAAGGGCACCCCGGGTCGCTCCTTTTTGTAGCGACCGGGAGGGGCGGCGATGACGAGATGCGGGAGCGTATCGCCCGCCACCAGGCGGCCCGCGGCCCGCGCTGGGACACCCTGGAGGAACCTCTGGAGTTGACCTTGCGTCTGCCGGCCGCGGCCGTGGGGCGAGGGGCCGTCCTGATCGACTGCCTGACCCTGTGGCTCTCCAACGCGTTCTTTCACCATGGCGAAGCCGCCGGGCCGGTCCTTGCCGCGGTGGAGCAGCTGGTGGCTCAGTTGCGGCAGCTAGCCGCCCCGGTCTACCTGGTCAATAACGAACTCGGGGCCGGCATCGTGCCGGATAACCCGATGGCCCGCCAGTTCCGCGATCTCGCCGGTGAGGCCGGCCAATTGCTGGCCGCAGCCGCCAGCGAGGCCTGGCTGGTCGTCGCCGGGTTGCCGCTGCGGCTGAAATAG
- the cobC gene encoding alpha-ribazole phosphatase produces MTRTRIYLVRHGQVVGHEEKRYNGQGDVPLTPRGEAQFGMLQLRLAGKPIKAVYCSDLQRTLLGARVLAQPFALQPAALADLRELHIGAWEGMTWQELKSRYPQQWQARLDDVVHYRVPGGENLIDLAGRVLPAIRGIVARHQGEEVVVVAHGGVNRVILLDAIGAPLQSLFSVEQDYGCLNIIDYFADGNSVVRLLNG; encoded by the coding sequence ATGACCCGGACCCGCATCTACCTCGTGCGCCATGGCCAGGTGGTCGGCCACGAGGAAAAACGCTACAACGGCCAGGGCGATGTCCCCCTCACCCCCCGGGGGGAGGCCCAGTTCGGCATGCTGCAGCTGCGCCTCGCCGGCAAGCCGATCAAGGCGGTCTATTGCAGCGACCTGCAGCGCACCCTGCTGGGGGCCCGGGTGTTGGCGCAACCCTTTGCCCTGCAGCCGGCGGCGCTCGCCGACCTGCGGGAACTGCACATCGGCGCCTGGGAGGGGATGACCTGGCAGGAGCTGAAAAGCCGCTATCCGCAGCAGTGGCAGGCGCGGTTGGACGACGTTGTTCACTACCGGGTTCCGGGAGGGGAAAACCTGATCGATCTCGCCGGCCGGGTGCTGCCGGCGATACGGGGAATCGTCGCCCGTCATCAGGGCGAGGAGGTGGTCGTGGTGGCCCACGGCGGCGTCAACCGGGTAATTCTGCTCGATGCTATCGGCGCCCCCCTCCAATCGCTCTTCAGTGTCGAGCAGGATTACGGCTGCCTCAATATCATCGACTATTTCGCCGACGGGAATTCGGTCGTGCGCCTGCTCAATGGCTGA
- a CDS encoding cob(I)yrinic acid a,c-diamide adenosyltransferase yields MPQPGLVQVYTGAGKGKTTAATGLALRALGQGLRVLLVRFLKSADSISGEVAILETLPGIEIITAGIGIIGQRPPPALVTESVRQAFARGRARVLSGEIDLAIFDEGNNALHRGDLALQEVLQLIAERPAHVELLFTGRHAPDELAARADLVTRMEAVRHPYSEGIPARAGIEY; encoded by the coding sequence ATGCCACAGCCGGGACTGGTCCAGGTCTATACCGGAGCCGGAAAGGGGAAGACGACCGCCGCCACCGGGCTGGCGCTGCGTGCCCTCGGCCAGGGGCTGCGGGTGCTGCTGGTCCGGTTTCTGAAGTCGGCGGATTCGATCAGTGGTGAGGTCGCCATTCTGGAAACCCTGCCCGGTATCGAAATCATCACCGCCGGGATCGGCATTATCGGCCAGCGGCCGCCGCCAGCGCTGGTCACCGAGTCGGTGCGTCAGGCCTTCGCACGGGGCCGGGCGCGGGTTCTGTCCGGGGAAATCGATCTGGCGATCTTCGATGAAGGGAACAATGCCCTGCACCGGGGCGATCTCGCTCTTCAGGAGGTGCTGCAGCTGATCGCGGAGCGTCCGGCCCATGTCGAACTCCTCTTCACCGGCCGCCATGCCCCGGACGAACTGGCCGCCCGGGCCGACCTGGTGACGCGGATGGAGGCGGTGCGTCACCCCTACTCCGAGGGGATTCCGGCCCGCGCCGGAATCGAATACTGA
- a CDS encoding energy-coupling factor ABC transporter permease, with product MLRFLCFAILLLALPARAFAMHISEGILPPAWCVFWFATAAPFVAWGVRQVSRRKALDPSYIPLLGIFGAAVFVFSCFPIPVPVAGSTAHPAGTGMSAIFLGPFASVVVAFISLLLQALFLAHGGLTTLGGNTMSMGVVGSFAGYGAFRLGRLLRLNLFWCGFFAGVAADLLTYLSTSFEMAIALHGDHPFLAVLGQIYLAFMPTQIPLSILEGVVTGGIIVYVQKHRPDILRKLKVFGEVPK from the coding sequence ATGCTTCGCTTCCTGTGTTTCGCCATCCTGCTGCTGGCGCTCCCGGCGCGCGCCTTTGCCATGCATATCTCCGAGGGGATCCTCCCCCCCGCCTGGTGCGTCTTCTGGTTCGCTACCGCGGCGCCTTTCGTCGCCTGGGGAGTGCGCCAGGTCAGCAGGCGCAAGGCGCTCGATCCCTCCTACATCCCGTTGCTCGGCATCTTCGGCGCCGCGGTCTTTGTCTTCTCCTGCTTCCCGATCCCGGTGCCGGTCGCCGGCAGCACCGCGCATCCCGCCGGGACCGGCATGAGCGCCATCTTTCTCGGTCCCTTCGCCAGCGTCGTTGTTGCCTTCATCTCGCTGCTGCTGCAGGCGCTCTTTCTCGCCCACGGCGGCCTGACCACCCTCGGCGGCAACACCATGTCGATGGGGGTGGTCGGCTCCTTCGCCGGCTACGGTGCCTTCCGCCTCGGGCGGCTGCTGCGGCTCAATCTCTTCTGGTGCGGCTTCTTCGCCGGGGTCGCTGCCGACCTGCTGACCTACCTCTCGACCTCCTTCGAGATGGCGATCGCCCTGCACGGGGATCACCCCTTCCTCGCGGTTCTCGGCCAGATCTACCTCGCCTTCATGCCGACCCAGATCCCGCTTTCGATCCTCGAAGGGGTGGTGACCGGCGGCATTATCGTCTACGTCCAGAAACACCGGCCTGATATTCTGCGCAAGCTCAAGGTCTTCGGGGAGGTGCCGAAATGA
- the thiC gene encoding phosphomethylpyrimidine synthase ThiC gives MLTQIEQARKGIITPQMEAVARSEEMASEYVRQMVGEGKIVIPWNHNRQPQAVGIGLGLRTKVNASIGTSSDIIDYAAEVRKAQAAQAAGADTLMELSVGGDLDRVRREVIAAVDLPVGNVPLYQAFCEAARRYGDPNKLDAELLFDLIEQQCADGMAFMAVHCGINLYTIERLRKQGYRYGGLVSKGGVSMVAWMLANGRENPLYEQFDRVVGILKKYDTVLSLGNGLRAGAIHDSSDRAQIQELLINCELAELGREMGCQMLVEGPGHVPLDEVKGNIQLQKRMSGGAPYYMLGPIATDVAPGYDHITAAIGAAQSSRFGADLICYITPAEHLALPNEADVVAGVKAAKIAAYIGDMNKYPEKGRQRDKAMSKARRDLDWPRQFDLALFPDDARAIRASRTPEDEATCTMCGDFCASRGAGALFKGDLRGDKI, from the coding sequence ATGCTGACTCAGATTGAACAGGCCCGGAAAGGGATCATCACTCCCCAGATGGAGGCCGTCGCCCGCTCCGAGGAGATGGCTTCCGAATATGTCAGGCAGATGGTCGGTGAAGGAAAGATCGTCATCCCCTGGAACCACAACCGCCAACCGCAGGCGGTCGGCATCGGCCTGGGCCTGCGGACCAAAGTCAATGCCTCCATCGGCACCTCTTCGGATATCATCGATTACGCCGCCGAGGTACGCAAGGCACAGGCGGCGCAGGCGGCCGGCGCCGATACCCTGATGGAGCTTTCCGTCGGCGGCGACCTCGACCGGGTGCGCCGCGAGGTGATCGCCGCCGTCGACCTGCCGGTCGGCAACGTCCCTCTCTACCAGGCCTTTTGCGAGGCGGCGCGGCGTTACGGCGACCCCAACAAGCTCGATGCCGAACTCCTCTTCGACCTGATCGAGCAGCAGTGCGCCGACGGCATGGCCTTCATGGCGGTCCATTGCGGCATCAACCTCTACACCATCGAACGCCTGCGCAAGCAGGGGTACCGCTACGGCGGGCTGGTTTCCAAGGGGGGGGTGTCGATGGTCGCCTGGATGCTCGCCAACGGCCGTGAGAACCCTCTCTACGAGCAGTTCGACCGGGTGGTCGGCATCCTCAAGAAGTACGATACCGTCCTCTCCCTTGGCAACGGCCTGCGCGCCGGAGCGATCCACGACTCCTCGGACCGGGCGCAGATCCAGGAGCTGCTGATCAACTGCGAACTCGCCGAACTGGGGCGGGAGATGGGGTGCCAGATGCTGGTCGAGGGACCAGGCCACGTACCGCTCGACGAGGTCAAAGGGAACATCCAGTTGCAAAAAAGGATGAGCGGCGGCGCTCCCTACTACATGCTCGGTCCTATCGCCACCGATGTCGCTCCCGGCTACGACCACATCACCGCGGCGATCGGCGCCGCCCAGTCGAGCCGCTTCGGCGCCGACCTGATCTGCTACATTACCCCCGCCGAGCATCTTGCCCTCCCCAACGAAGCGGACGTGGTGGCCGGGGTCAAGGCGGCGAAGATCGCCGCCTACATCGGTGACATGAACAAGTACCCGGAAAAAGGGCGCCAGCGCGACAAGGCGATGAGCAAGGCGCGCCGCGACCTCGACTGGCCGCGGCAGTTCGACCTCGCCCTCTTTCCCGACGACGCCCGGGCGATCCGCGCCAGCCGTACCCCGGAAGACGAAGCGACCTGCACCATGTGCGGCGACTTCTGCGCCAGCCGCGGCGCCGGGGCGCTGTTCAAGGGGGATCTGCGGGGGGATAAGATCTGA
- a CDS encoding precorrin-8X methylmutase, with amino-acid sequence MNRLSPGVIVDPAAIEAHSFDIIDDEVGPHGYDRQQWPVVRRIIHTTADFEFATSTFFAPGAVAAGLEALRSGAGICCDTNMVLAGVNKPRLARFGSSIACHVADPEVAAQARAAGITRSILALRKGVAAGCAIYLIGNAPTALFELLRLAAAGAVAPALVVGVPVGFVGAAESKEALLASNLPFITCRGRKGGSAIAAAILNALTLLAEES; translated from the coding sequence ATGAACAGGCTCTCCCCCGGGGTGATCGTCGACCCCGCCGCCATCGAGGCACACAGTTTCGACATCATCGACGACGAAGTCGGCCCCCATGGCTACGACCGCCAGCAATGGCCGGTGGTGCGGCGCATCATCCACACCACCGCCGACTTCGAGTTCGCTACCAGCACCTTCTTTGCCCCAGGCGCCGTCGCCGCCGGTCTGGAAGCGTTGCGCTCCGGCGCCGGCATCTGCTGTGACACCAACATGGTTCTGGCCGGTGTCAACAAACCGCGGCTCGCCCGTTTCGGCTCTTCCATCGCCTGCCATGTCGCCGACCCGGAGGTTGCCGCGCAGGCGCGCGCGGCCGGAATTACCCGCTCCATCCTGGCACTGCGCAAGGGGGTTGCGGCCGGCTGCGCCATCTACCTGATCGGTAACGCGCCGACCGCCCTCTTCGAACTGCTGCGGCTCGCCGCCGCCGGGGCGGTGGCACCGGCGCTGGTGGTCGGGGTCCCGGTCGGTTTCGTCGGCGCCGCCGAATCGAAGGAGGCGCTGCTCGCTTCCAACCTGCCGTTTATCACCTGTCGCGGCCGCAAGGGGGGGTCGGCGATCGCCGCCGCCATTCTCAATGCGCTGACCCTGCTCGCCGAGGAGAGCTGA
- the cobT gene encoding nicotinate-nucleotide--dimethylbenzimidazole phosphoribosyltransferase: MTLQETLDRIEPVSTARLAAVQARLDQQTKPCGSLGRLEEFARRFVAISGRETVRAKTIFTFAGDHGVCAEGVSAFPRAVTPQMVLNFLAGGAAVNALARQVGAGVTVVDMGVDYDFPPHAGLLDRKIARGTANLALGPAMSRAQAVQALETGIAVAEECVARGIDLVGTGDMGIGNTTPSAAIAAVFTGLPVEAVTHRGTGIDDAGLVRKLSAISRALQVNRPDPKDPVDVLAKVGGFEIGGIAGLVLGCAALKLPVVVDGFISTAGALIAVQLHPEVRDYIFAAHQSVEVGHTAMLERIGQKPILDLQMRLGEGTGGALAMGLIEAALRGLREIATFDDAGVSRGSDA, encoded by the coding sequence ATGACTTTGCAGGAGACCCTCGACCGGATTGAGCCGGTCTCGACCGCCAGGCTGGCGGCCGTGCAGGCCCGCCTCGATCAGCAGACCAAGCCCTGCGGCTCCCTCGGCCGCCTCGAAGAGTTCGCCCGGCGCTTTGTCGCCATCAGCGGCCGGGAGACGGTGCGCGCCAAGACCATCTTTACCTTTGCCGGCGATCACGGCGTCTGCGCCGAGGGGGTCAGCGCCTTCCCCCGCGCGGTGACGCCGCAGATGGTTCTCAACTTCCTCGCCGGCGGCGCTGCGGTGAACGCCCTGGCGCGTCAGGTCGGTGCCGGGGTGACGGTGGTCGACATGGGGGTCGATTACGACTTTCCTCCCCACGCGGGGTTACTCGACCGGAAGATCGCCCGCGGCACCGCCAACCTCGCCCTTGGCCCCGCCATGAGCCGCGCGCAGGCGGTGCAGGCCCTCGAGACCGGCATCGCCGTTGCCGAGGAGTGCGTCGCCCGGGGGATCGACCTGGTCGGTACCGGTGACATGGGGATCGGCAATACCACCCCCTCGGCGGCCATTGCCGCCGTCTTCACCGGACTGCCGGTGGAAGCGGTGACCCACCGCGGCACCGGCATCGACGATGCCGGCCTGGTGCGCAAACTCTCGGCCATATCCCGGGCGTTGCAGGTCAACCGTCCCGACCCCAAGGACCCGGTCGATGTCCTCGCAAAGGTCGGCGGCTTCGAAATCGGCGGTATCGCCGGGCTGGTCCTCGGCTGCGCAGCGCTCAAGCTGCCGGTCGTTGTCGACGGCTTTATCTCCACCGCCGGCGCCCTGATCGCAGTGCAGCTCCACCCCGAGGTCAGGGACTATATCTTCGCTGCCCACCAGTCGGTGGAGGTTGGCCATACCGCCATGCTCGAACGGATTGGCCAGAAGCCGATTCTCGATCTGCAGATGCGCCTGGGCGAAGGGACCGGGGGGGCGCTGGCGATGGGGCTGATCGAGGCGGCGTTGCGCGGCCTGCGCGAAATTGCCACCTTTGACGATGCCGGGGTCAGCCGCGGGAGCGATGCATGA
- a CDS encoding energy-coupling factor ABC transporter ATP-binding protein: protein MLKIENLHYTYEDGTPALNGIDLEIAKGEFLAMLGSNGSGKTTLIKHLNGLLRPTLGRVLLDGKPIESVEDREVFSRIGIVFQDPNDQLFAATVEEDVAFGPTNMGLPPEQIKERVHSALHQVHMQDFARKSIHALSHGQKKRVCVAGILAMQPQVIILDEPTAGLDPMGVHSLMHLLEDLNKKQGITMIMATHVVDLVPLFMSRIAILSKGQLLRYGSPEEVFGDPKALERAKLNLPLVAELMNILKTRDHVKLHHIPLTVGEARREILRLLSVQDMIERV from the coding sequence ATGCTGAAGATCGAAAATCTCCACTACACCTACGAAGACGGCACCCCGGCCCTGAACGGCATCGACCTGGAGATCGCCAAGGGGGAGTTCCTCGCCATGCTCGGCAGCAACGGCAGCGGCAAGACGACCCTGATCAAGCACCTCAACGGGCTGCTGCGACCGACCCTCGGGCGGGTCCTCCTCGACGGCAAGCCGATCGAGAGCGTCGAGGACCGCGAGGTCTTCAGCCGCATCGGCATCGTCTTCCAGGATCCCAACGACCAGCTCTTCGCCGCCACGGTGGAGGAGGATGTCGCCTTCGGCCCGACCAACATGGGACTGCCGCCGGAGCAGATCAAGGAGCGGGTTCACAGCGCCCTGCACCAGGTCCACATGCAGGACTTCGCACGCAAGTCGATCCATGCCCTCTCCCACGGCCAGAAGAAACGGGTCTGCGTCGCCGGCATCCTGGCGATGCAGCCGCAGGTGATCATCCTCGACGAGCCGACCGCCGGTCTCGACCCGATGGGGGTTCACTCGCTGATGCACCTGCTCGAGGACCTCAACAAGAAGCAGGGGATCACCATGATCATGGCGACCCATGTCGTCGACCTGGTCCCCCTCTTCATGAGCCGGATCGCGATCCTCAGCAAGGGGCAACTCCTCCGTTACGGCTCGCCGGAAGAGGTCTTCGGCGATCCGAAGGCGCTGGAACGGGCCAAGCTCAACCTGCCGCTGGTGGCGGAGCTGATGAACATCCTCAAGACCCGGGATCACGTCAAGCTGCACCATATCCCCCTCACCGTCGGCGAGGCCCGTCGCGAGATCCTGCGCCTGCTCTCGGTGCAGGACATGATCGAGCGGGTCTGA
- a CDS encoding sirohydrochlorin chelatase — MKTAILLMGHGSRVADANDALHAIAAMVRENSGFEIVEVSFREMHAPNIQAGIDRCVAQGAGRILLYPYFLFAGAHVLEDLPAEMAAAAARYPGLEMTLGKPLGVHPKLAEIVCERVAESLEEAGWLPVGS; from the coding sequence ATGAAGACTGCTATTCTGCTGATGGGCCATGGTTCGCGGGTCGCCGATGCCAACGACGCGCTCCATGCCATCGCCGCCATGGTCCGCGAAAACTCGGGATTCGAGATCGTCGAGGTCTCCTTCCGCGAGATGCACGCTCCGAACATCCAGGCCGGCATCGACCGCTGCGTGGCCCAGGGCGCCGGGCGCATCCTCCTCTACCCTTATTTCCTCTTCGCCGGGGCCCACGTGCTTGAGGATCTGCCGGCGGAGATGGCCGCTGCAGCGGCCCGCTACCCGGGCCTGGAGATGACCCTCGGCAAGCCCCTCGGCGTCCATCCCAAGCTCGCGGAAATCGTCTGCGAGCGGGTCGCCGAATCACTGGAGGAAGCCGGCTGGCTGCCGGTTGGCTCCTGA